A region of the Cupriavidus taiwanensis genome:
GGTGCTGGACCACCTTGCGGTTGCCCGAGACGATGACGGTACCCGCCACCGGCACGCCCTTGTCCAGCGGCGCCAGCGCCGCCCACAACAGGAAGCCTCCCAGCCCGGCGGCGATGACGGTCCAGCCGATGCGGCTGTAGCGGCGCGCGGGAACCGCGGGCGCAGATGGCTGCGCGGCGGCGACGGCCGGCGGCAGCGACGATGCATGATCGAAAGGCATGGCGATTCAGGTCAGGAATGTGAGCCGGCGGCACGCGCGGGCTCGCCGCGGCTCGCCAGGACTGGCTCGGCGCCGCGCGCCGGCTTGCCGCCCGCTTGCGGCTGTGCCCGCTGCTGCATCGCGCGCAGCACCTCTTGCGTCGGGCCGAATGCATGCGAGGTACCGTCCTGCAGCACCAGCAGCCGGGTCGTCACGGCCAGGACGCTGCTGCGATGGCTGACGATGACGACCGTGGCGCCGCGTTCGCGGCACAGCGTGATCGCCCGGGCCAGCGCCGCCTCTCCGGCTTCGTCCAGGTTGGAGTTCGGCTCGTCGAGCACGATCAGCGCCGGCGAGCCATACAGCGCGCGCGCCAGCGCGATGCGCTGCTTCTGCCCGCCCGACAGTCCGGCGCCATCCGGTCCAAGCTCGGTGCCGTAGCCCTTGGGCAGTTTCAGCACCATGTCGTGCACACCGGCAAGGCGCGCGGCTTCGACAACAGCCTCGGCATCGAGCTCGCCGAAGCGCGCGATGTTCTCCGCCACCGTCCCCGCGAACAGCTCGATGTCCTGCGGCAGATAGCCGACGAACGGTCCCAGTTCATCCTTGTTCCATTGCCAGACATCGGCCCCGTCGAGCCGCACCTCGCCCGCCAATGGCGGCCATACGCCGACCAGCAGGCGCGCCAGCGTGGATTTGCCCGAAGCGCTGGGACCGATCACGCCAAGCACCTCGCCTGGCGGCAGCGCGAAGTTGACGTTCTTGAGCACCGGCGCGGTGCCCGGCGCGCCGCCGACCAGCCGCGCCACGGCGAGCTGCCCGCGCGGGCGCGGCAGCGACATCGCGCTGCGCCGCGCCGGATTCGCCGCCAGCAGCTTGTGCAGGCGCTCGTAGGCCGCCCGCGCCGCGCTCCACTGCTTCCAGCCGCCGATCACCCCTTCGACCGGGCTCAGGGTCTTGCCCATCAGGATCGAGGCCGCGATCATCATCCCGGCGGTGATCTCGTTGTCGAGCACCAGCAAGGCGCCCACGCCCAGCACCATCGATTGCAAGGCGATGCGCGCGAAGCGGGTCCACGCGCCGACGATCGACGCCTTCTCGCTCGCCTCGCCCTGCTTGCCGAGAAAGGCTTCGTGAATGCGCAGCCAGCGCGACTGCAGCGGCCCCAGCATGCCCATTGCCTCGATGGCCTCGGCATTGCGCAGCGTCACCGTGGCCGATTCGGCGGAACGCAGCGACAGCCGGCCCGCTTCGTCCAGCGGCTGGCGCGAGATGCGCTCGTTGATCACGGCCAGCGCAATCAGCACGGCGGCGCCGCACAGCGCGAACAGTCCGAGATGGAAGTCGAACAGGAAGATCACGCCCAGATAGAGCGGGAACCACGGCGCGTCGAAGAATGCAAACAGCGTCGAGCCGGAAATGAACTGGCGCAGCGTGGTCAGGTCGTTGAGCGCCTGGCCGGCGATGTAGCCGCCCTGGCGCAGGTTGGTTTCGAAGGCGGCGGTGTAGACGCGCCGGTTGAGCTGGGCGTCGAGCTGGGCGCCGACATGGATGGCCACCTGGCTGCGCACATACTCGAGCACGGAGATCAGCGCAAACAAGCCCAGCGTGATGGCGCTGAGCATCCACAGCGTGGTCTCGCTGCGGCTTTGCAGCACGCGGTCGTAGACCTGCAGCATGTAGAGCGACGGCACGAGCATCAGCAGGTTGATCACGGCACTGAACACGCCGATATTGCGCAGGGCACTCTTGTGCGCGCGCAGGGCTGTCAGGATTTCACTGCCGGGAGGCGCGGATTGGCTCATATGGATTGCGGATACACCTTAAGCACTGCGGAGAATGGCACCTGCCGGGGGCTGGTCGCGTTGTGACGTGGTGTCACAAAGCAGGTGCGAATTCTGGATGAGGGATGGGGTGGTGCTTGTGACGTTCATCACAAAATTGTGTGAGGTGGGTCACGGTTGGTTTTGTTTTGGTGGGTGAGAGGTTTTCTTTAGGCAATGCGGATGGCTGTCGTGCTTGGCGGGCGTGGCTGTTTCGCCGGCGCAGCCGGCGACCTCCTTTCTGTCCGAGCGACAGAAAGGAGGCAAAGAGCGCGTCGCCTGGGCGGCTGGCCAAGGCGGTGTCGGAGGTTCGAACGGTGGTGACTTACGGTGAGGCAGTTGGTGGTTCGGCCCTGCTGACGCTACCTGGATGTGCCTGACGTTCGAGGTTGGATGGACGAACCCGACTTTAGGTCGGTGGCCGCCTGCTAACGGCGTTATTGGTGGGACGCCTTCGGCTGCGCTGCGCGCGCTCACTAGCTCAGGCCTACGGCTCGGGCACGGAGTGCATCGCTGCGCTCGCACGCGTTGTCGCTTGCGAGCCCTCTGACTTTTGTTGCCCGCTGGTTTTCTCCCTCTCCCGCTTGCGGGAGAGGGGCGGGGGAGAGGGCCGGCGCATCCACGAAGTCCGACACAAAAACCTGCCGAGCACTCGTCATCCCGCCGAGCCGCGATCAGCCCCTGCTCCGCCGCAGGCTGCCTCCCTTCCCGCGCCCCACGTTCACCAGCGCCGGAACTCCGGTTCGCCCGCCGGCGTTGTCACCGCGCCATCGCGCAGCACGCTCTCGTAGAGCGCGTGGTAACGCCGCCGCATCGTGCTGGCGCTGAATTTTTCAACGAAGCGGGCGCGGGCGTTACGGCCGAGGGTTGCGGCCAGGCTGGCGTCGGCGTGCAGGCGCGTGAGCGCGGCACGCAGGGATGTGGGATCGGCCGGCGGCACAACGTAGCCGGTGTGATCGTGCACGTTGACGTAGCTGCTGCCGGTGCCGATCTCGGAAGACACCAGCGGCTTGCCGAACATTGCCCCTTCGAGCAGCGTGACGCCGAAAGCCTCGGCCCGCAGGTGCGAGGGGAACACCACACCCCGGCACAGCGACAGCAGCGCATGCTTGTCGGCATCCGGCAGCACGCCGAGGAACGTCACGTTGTCCAGCCCCAGCGCGACGGCCTGTTGCCTCAGGGCGTCTTCCTGCGGCCCGGTGCCGACGATGACGACGCGGAACGCCGCGTCGCGGCACGCCTGCATCAGGATATGCAGGCCCTTGTAGTAGCGGATCACGCCGACGAACAGGAAGAAGCCCTCCCCCACGCGCTCGCGCCACATGGCGACGCGGGCGGGGTCCGCCTCGCATTCGCTGGCATCGAGGCCGATCGGGATGGTGTGCACGCGCGCGCGATGGCGACGCAGTACGTCGCTGGTTTCGAGGTAGTTGGGCGAGGTGGCGACGATGGCCTGCATGCTGCCCAGGAAACGATGCATCAGCGGCGCATACAGGGGCATCAGCAGGCGCTGGCGCACGATGTCGGAGTGGTAGGTGACGAGCGCCGGCACGCGCACGCCCGCGGCAAAATGCAGCACGTCGCCAAAGGGCCACGGGAAGTGGTACTGCACGACATCGGCCCACGCCACCGCGCGCCGGAACTGCGCCAGCGCACTGAACGAGATCGGCGTCGAGGCTGGCGACAGGTGCGCACGCGCGCGCGTGACGCGCACGCCGTCGATCTCCAGCTCGCGCTGCGCGCCACCGCCATGCCGGCTCAGGGTGAACACCTCGTGCGCCAGGCCGTCGGGCTGCCTGCGCGCGAGCTGGCGGATGACCTGTTCGATGCCCCCGTACGAGTCCGGGTAGTACACCTTGAAGACGTGCAGAATATTCATGTCAGTGTGTGGCTTGGCATCCGGTCCGGGTCGGCGCTGGTGGCAGAGTCTCTCGTGGCGCGCACCGGCGCAGTGTGATGGCTGTCACAGAACGGCGGCCACCGGCTCGCTATGGTTGCGCCTCATGCCCCTGTCCTCCTGCTTCCTGGCCCAGCCGCTGTGCGTCGCGGTGGGTGCCGTTTCGCTGTCATCCCCGCTGACCGGGATCGGCCAGTACACGCGTCACCTGGTGCGCGAGCTGGCGGCGCTTGGCGCGGCGCCGCACTGTTTCCTGGGCACAGGCTGGAGCGAGGCTCGCGGCGCCAGCGCTCACGCCGGGGCCGATGGGCTGGCGCCGCACAATGCCGCGCGCCCCGCCGCATGGCGTACCGCGGGGCGAGGCCTGCTGCGCCGCTCGGGGCTGGCGCATGCCGCCTCGCGCGCGTGGCAGGCGCACCGGTTCCGCGCGGGCCTGCCGCGCGAGGCGGCGCTCTACCATGAGACCAACTTCCTGCCCTTCTGCTACGGCGCGCTGCCGACCGTACTCACCGCGCACGACGTATCGTGGCTGCGCTATCCGGAGACCCATCCCGCTGCACGGGTCGACCTGATGCGCCGGCGGTTTCCGCGCGCGCTGGCCAGGGCCGACCGCGTCATCGTGGTGTCCGACTTCGTGCGCGCCGAGTTGCTGGCACTGTGCGAGGTCGACCCCGGCAAGGTCAGGGTGGTCCACAACGGCGTCGCGCCGGCGTTCCGGCCCCTTGCGGCCGACGTGCTTGCGCCGGTGCTCGCACGCCAGGGTCTGCTGCCCGGCGGCTATCTGCTGGCACTGGGCACCCTGGAGCCGCGCAAGCGGCTTTCCACGGCGCTGCGCGCGCACCAGCGGTTGCCGGCCGCGCTGCGACGCCATATGCCGCTGGTGCTTGCCGGCATCAAGGGCTGGCTGACCAGCGAGCTGGAGCGCGAGATGGCACCGGCCGTGGCGCGGGGCGAGGTTCGCGTGGCGGGCTACGTGCCCGACGCGGATCTGCCGAGCCTGGTCGCCGGCGCCTGCGCCATGGTCTACCCGTCCATCTACGAAGGCTTCGGCCTGCCGCCGCTAGAAGCCATGGCCTGCGGGGTACCGGTCATCTGCTCGGACCGTTCGGCGCTGCCGGACGTGGTGGGTGATGGCGGGGTTTTGCTGGACCCGGACGACATCGATGGCTTCAGCGCGGCAATGTTGCGCGCCTGCGAAGACGCGCACTGGCGTGCGGCCATCGGCGCACGCGCCCTGCGCCGCGCCGCCGGCTTCAGCTGGCAGCGCTGCGCGCGCGAAACCCTCGAGGTCTATCGCGAACTGCTCGCCACGGGGCGCGGGTGACGGCACGCGGAGGAATGTGACACCCATCACGGAACGGGTGCAGTCCGCCGGCTACGCTAGCCGCTTTGAGTCAGCGAGAAAAGCAAGGCAGCCAGAGCATGAGCCACGCCATTCAGTTCGACATCATGGTGGACGGGGTCCGCATTCCATGCACGGCTTCCGCCGAGGCCGGTTCGCAGGCGCGCCGCGCGGCCGGCGGACCGGCGGCGGATATCGACATCGCGCTGGCCCGGCTGCAGCACGCCGCGCGCCTGCGCTTCCTGCGGGGTGCGGCACCGCCGGTAGTCGTGCTGCGCGAGCATCTGCATGCCACCGGAGCTTGCCCATGACGCGTCAGCACCGGCACGGCGGCGTGCATGCGCTGCCGGTGCGCACGACCTTCGGCCGCTACGTGGTGACCGGCTGCGCGCTGTTGCTCGCGGATATCGCGCTGTTCCTTTCGCTCACGCACGCCGGTGTCGCGCCGGCGGCGGCGCAGGCGGCGAGCCGTGGCGCCGGCGCCATCATCGGTTTCGTCGCGCACAAGGGCTATTCCTTCCGCCATGGCGGGTTGGATGCGCACGGGCTGCTTTGCCAGGGCGGTGGCTACGGCGTGCTGACGCTCGCCGGCGTGGCGCTCTCGCCAGTGGTGCTGACACTGGCACTGCGACTCTGTGGCGAGCGGCTGCTGGTGGCCAAGCTGGCGGCGGAAGTGGTGATGGCCGTCGTCAACTTCGTTGCGATGCGCTGGCTGTTCCGTGCGCGTGCGGCCGGTACGCCATGATGGCCAGCGCCTTGCGCGTGGCTCTCCAGCGTGCGTCAACTGAATTGTCGCTCGGCCGGCGCATCGCCGTTGCGCTGCTCACGGCGCTTATCCTTGCGCCCGCGGTGCTGTCGCCGGCAGTGATGCTGGGCACGGATCCGGCCCTGCGTTTTCCGCAAGGCGACCAGGCACAGGCGCTGGCCGGCGCCTGGTACTACTACGCCGATAGCTGGCGGCTGCCGCTGTTCTCGATGCGCGTGCCCGGCCTCGACGGCGTGCGCAGCGTGATCTTCACCGACAGCATTCCGCTCTTTGCCCTGGCCGGCAAGCTGTGGTACCGGGCCGGCGGCGCGGCGCCGGAACTGACGCCCGCCTGGCTCTGGATCTGCATGCTGGGACAAGCCTGGGCAATGACGTTGCTGCTGGACCGGTTGGGCCTGCGCCAGGCCGTTCACGTTGCCGCCGGCACGGTGCTGGCCCTGGTCATGCCTGCCCTGCTGTTCCGTTACTGGATGTGGCATCTGGCGCTGTGCGGCCAGTTCGTCCTGATCCTCGCGCTGGCGCTGGCACTGCGCCCGCCCGTGGCCATGGTGCGCGCGCAGCTGGACTGGAGGTGGCCAGCCCTGCTGGTCGTGGCACTGGGCATCCATCCCTACCTGCTGGCCATGACCTTGCCGTTCTTCCTGCTGAGCGCACTGCGTGCGGCGTTTGCGCGGCAGCCTGGCGCGGCGCGCAGCGCCCTGGCGGCCGTCGGCCTGACTCTGGGCACGCTTGGCTTTGCGCTTGCGCTCGGCGGCTATCTCGGCCAGGGCCTGGTGCGCGGCAGCGAGGGTTTCGGCATCTACTCGATGAACCTGCTCGCGCCGTTCGGCGCGATGGGGAAGAGCGGCCTGCTGCCGGGCAGCGGGCATTTTGCGCGCGGCACGCCGGGCCAGATGGAGGGATTCAACTACCTCGGCCTGGGCCTGCTGGCAGGCCTGCTGCTGGTGGCGGGAGCCGCCTGCGCGGGCCGCGGCGCTCCGCTGCGCGCCGCGGCCCGGCGGCAATGGCCGCTGCTGGCGCTGCTGGCCTGCCTGACGCTCTACGCCTTGTCCACCACTGTGTATGCCGGCGGCTATCGCCTGTTGCGCTACGACTGGCCGGCGGGCCTGCAGGGCCTGAGCGCGACCTTCCGCGCCTCGGGGCGCTTCTTCTGGCCGGTGGGCTATGCCATTGCCGCCTTCGTGCTGTATGGGCTGGCGCGCTGCTACCGTCCGCGCACGGCCGCTGCCTGCATGGTGGCCGTCGCCGCGCTGCAGTGGCTCGACACCGCGGTGCTGCGCTCGGTCGTCGTTGCCGAGAAGCCCATGGACCCGGTGTCATCCGACCCGCTGGTCGGCGCGCTGGTCGGGCGCCATGCCGCGCTGGCGTTCCATCCGCCAGTGGGCTGCTCCGACGACCGAGCCGCCATGCATGGCGGATTCGCCCTGCAGCTGCTGGCCGCGCGTGGCGGCCTCGCCATCAACAGTCTCTCCGGCGCACGCCAGCAGACCGACTGCACGCGCTTCGCCGCGGCCCTGTCCGGACAGGGGCTTGCGCCAGGCGTGCTGGTCGTGCTCGGGCCGCCGTATGACGCGCAGTACATTGCCGGGCGCGGGTGGACCACCCATTGCCTGGCCCGGCATGGTCTGCACTTCTGTAGCTCCGGCACCAGGTGATTCCCATGCACGCCAGCGAACCGACGGAGCTGTCCGTCATCATCCCCGCGTACAACGAAGCGGCCAGCCTGCCGCTCGCGCTGCCCCGTATCGTCAGCGAACTCGCACAGGCCGTCTCGCGCTTCGAGATCGTGATCGTCAATGACGGTTCCAGCGACCAGACCGCGGCGGTTGCCGACGAGCTGGCACGGCGCCACCGGTTCGTGCGCGCCATCCATTTTTCGCGCAACTTCGGCAAGGAGGCGGCACTGGAAGCGGGGCTGGCCTGTGCCCGCGGCCGCGGCCTGCTCTTCATCGACGCGGACCTGCAGCATCCGCCCGCGCTGATCCCGCAGATGATCAGTGCCTGGCGCGCCGGCGCCGACGTGGTCAATGCGCGCAAGCGGCATCGCGGCGAGGAGCACGCTGCCTATGCCACGGCGTCGCGCCTGTTCTACCGGATGTTCGAGCGCGCCACCGGCTTTTCCTTCGAAGGCGCCAGCGACTACAAGCTGCTCGACCGCCAGGTAGCCGATGCGCTGCTGCGCTGCCCGGAGCGCGACCGCTTCTTTCGCGGGCTGGTGGCGTGGGTGGGATTCCGTCAGGTAGATATCCCCTTCGACGTGGCGCCTCGGGAAGCGGGGCATTCCTCATGGTCGGTGGCCGGCTTGCTGCGCTATTCGCTGCGCAGCCTGGTGGCATTCTCGTCGCTGCCGCTGCAGGCGGTCGCCATCGCGGGCTTCGCCGGCGTGGTGCTGAGCTTCCTGCTGATCGTGCAGACCGTGGCGCGCTACCTCAGTGGCAATGCCCTGGACGGCTTTACCACCGTGATCATTGCGCAGGCAGCGTTCAGCAGCCTGTTGCTGCTCGCAGTGGGTGTGCTGGCCGTCTATCTGGCACGCGTCTATGACGCGCAAAAACAGCGCCCGTCGTTCTTCGTGCGCGAGCCTGACGAAGGTTTGCGAAGTGGCATCGTGTTGCGGGACATGGAGATTCAGCCGGCACCGCCGCGCGCGCGGGCGCCCGTAGGGGCTTGTGATACCGATCACAGCCGGGTGGATCGCGAGCTTCTATAGTGGGTCCTGTTGGCGCAATGACCCCGCCAACTTTCCCGTTATCGCCAGGCTGCCCCCGCACGCCTGGCATCTTTTTTTGTGGGAAGGGAGCGGTGGCGCGGTGGGTCGCCTGCGGCTGCGCCGCACGCGCCCATCATCTCGGGTCAAGCGCACGGGCACGGAGCGCATCGCTGCGCTCGCACGCGTTGTCGCGGGTGAGGCCACGGGTCTGCTCTCTTGCTAGTTTGCGCCCCTCTCCCGCTTGCGGGAGAGGGGCCGGGGTGAGGGCAGGCGCATCTGCGAAATCATGCGCCCGCCATGCTCAGTGTGTACCCCGCCTTGTTCGTCGCGTTGGCCTTGGCTTGGCAGCCGGCCCTGAATGTGGATGCCGGCTGACCGGCGCGACTGTGACATGCTGATTGGGGAAGAGCCGCTCGGCTGCCTCTTTGGCCTGCATGCAGCTCAGGTACTCCCCATTGAAGACGACGGCAAATTCTCCGACATGCTGCTCGATCGCCCAACCCGTTTCCGTACGAACCACTATTGTTATTCGTTCAACCACCTTCATTCCCCGTCGAGCCGTGCTTTGCATCACGGTCTTTTTCGTTGGTAAAGCAAAAACCTCAATACACAGACCAAGGCAGTATTGCTATCGATGCGCCCATGCCCCGGACACATCGTTCGGACATTGCCGGCACAACATGGTGCCCGCAATCGCGGCCCCGCTCATCACCCAAACATGGGTAACCTGCGCGTCGCCGAAATTCGGTATTGACATGGCATGTTTGCCATAACAGATGAATTTGCAATAAATCTCAGACGAATTATTAAA
Encoded here:
- a CDS encoding type I secretion system permease/ATPase; this encodes MSQSAPPGSEILTALRAHKSALRNIGVFSAVINLLMLVPSLYMLQVYDRVLQSRSETTLWMLSAITLGLFALISVLEYVRSQVAIHVGAQLDAQLNRRVYTAAFETNLRQGGYIAGQALNDLTTLRQFISGSTLFAFFDAPWFPLYLGVIFLFDFHLGLFALCGAAVLIALAVINERISRQPLDEAGRLSLRSAESATVTLRNAEAIEAMGMLGPLQSRWLRIHEAFLGKQGEASEKASIVGAWTRFARIALQSMVLGVGALLVLDNEITAGMMIAASILMGKTLSPVEGVIGGWKQWSAARAAYERLHKLLAANPARRSAMSLPRPRGQLAVARLVGGAPGTAPVLKNVNFALPPGEVLGVIGPSASGKSTLARLLVGVWPPLAGEVRLDGADVWQWNKDELGPFVGYLPQDIELFAGTVAENIARFGELDAEAVVEAARLAGVHDMVLKLPKGYGTELGPDGAGLSGGQKQRIALARALYGSPALIVLDEPNSNLDEAGEAALARAITLCRERGATVVIVSHRSSVLAVTTRLLVLQDGTSHAFGPTQEVLRAMQQRAQPQAGGKPARGAEPVLASRGEPARAAGSHS
- a CDS encoding glycosyltransferase: MNILHVFKVYYPDSYGGIEQVIRQLARRQPDGLAHEVFTLSRHGGGAQRELEIDGVRVTRARAHLSPASTPISFSALAQFRRAVAWADVVQYHFPWPFGDVLHFAAGVRVPALVTYHSDIVRQRLLMPLYAPLMHRFLGSMQAIVATSPNYLETSDVLRRHRARVHTIPIGLDASECEADPARVAMWRERVGEGFFLFVGVIRYYKGLHILMQACRDAAFRVVIVGTGPQEDALRQQAVALGLDNVTFLGVLPDADKHALLSLCRGVVFPSHLRAEAFGVTLLEGAMFGKPLVSSEIGTGSSYVNVHDHTGYVVPPADPTSLRAALTRLHADASLAATLGRNARARFVEKFSASTMRRRYHALYESVLRDGAVTTPAGEPEFRRW
- a CDS encoding glycosyltransferase family 4 protein, translated to MPLSSCFLAQPLCVAVGAVSLSSPLTGIGQYTRHLVRELAALGAAPHCFLGTGWSEARGASAHAGADGLAPHNAARPAAWRTAGRGLLRRSGLAHAASRAWQAHRFRAGLPREAALYHETNFLPFCYGALPTVLTAHDVSWLRYPETHPAARVDLMRRRFPRALARADRVIVVSDFVRAELLALCEVDPGKVRVVHNGVAPAFRPLAADVLAPVLARQGLLPGGYLLALGTLEPRKRLSTALRAHQRLPAALRRHMPLVLAGIKGWLTSELEREMAPAVARGEVRVAGYVPDADLPSLVAGACAMVYPSIYEGFGLPPLEAMACGVPVICSDRSALPDVVGDGGVLLDPDDIDGFSAAMLRACEDAHWRAAIGARALRRAAGFSWQRCARETLEVYRELLATGRG
- a CDS encoding GtrA family protein, whose product is MTRQHRHGGVHALPVRTTFGRYVVTGCALLLADIALFLSLTHAGVAPAAAQAASRGAGAIIGFVAHKGYSFRHGGLDAHGLLCQGGGYGVLTLAGVALSPVVLTLALRLCGERLLVAKLAAEVVMAVVNFVAMRWLFRARAAGTP
- a CDS encoding DUF6311 domain-containing protein; its protein translation is MMASALRVALQRASTELSLGRRIAVALLTALILAPAVLSPAVMLGTDPALRFPQGDQAQALAGAWYYYADSWRLPLFSMRVPGLDGVRSVIFTDSIPLFALAGKLWYRAGGAAPELTPAWLWICMLGQAWAMTLLLDRLGLRQAVHVAAGTVLALVMPALLFRYWMWHLALCGQFVLILALALALRPPVAMVRAQLDWRWPALLVVALGIHPYLLAMTLPFFLLSALRAAFARQPGAARSALAAVGLTLGTLGFALALGGYLGQGLVRGSEGFGIYSMNLLAPFGAMGKSGLLPGSGHFARGTPGQMEGFNYLGLGLLAGLLLVAGAACAGRGAPLRAAARRQWPLLALLACLTLYALSTTVYAGGYRLLRYDWPAGLQGLSATFRASGRFFWPVGYAIAAFVLYGLARCYRPRTAAACMVAVAALQWLDTAVLRSVVVAEKPMDPVSSDPLVGALVGRHAALAFHPPVGCSDDRAAMHGGFALQLLAARGGLAINSLSGARQQTDCTRFAAALSGQGLAPGVLVVLGPPYDAQYIAGRGWTTHCLARHGLHFCSSGTR
- a CDS encoding glycosyltransferase family 2 protein, coding for MHASEPTELSVIIPAYNEAASLPLALPRIVSELAQAVSRFEIVIVNDGSSDQTAAVADELARRHRFVRAIHFSRNFGKEAALEAGLACARGRGLLFIDADLQHPPALIPQMISAWRAGADVVNARKRHRGEEHAAYATASRLFYRMFERATGFSFEGASDYKLLDRQVADALLRCPERDRFFRGLVAWVGFRQVDIPFDVAPREAGHSSWSVAGLLRYSLRSLVAFSSLPLQAVAIAGFAGVVLSFLLIVQTVARYLSGNALDGFTTVIIAQAAFSSLLLLAVGVLAVYLARVYDAQKQRPSFFVREPDEGLRSGIVLRDMEIQPAPPRARAPVGACDTDHSRVDRELL